The Methanosphaera sp. BMS genome contains a region encoding:
- a CDS encoding methyltransferase MtaB domain-containing protein — translation MSRNVFTKMVTESADDMLFGETKNPVKLGLDQEAGNGLVYPNIKVAPAEGSETSIDGLVATCKNIAFAACQRAADIGLPAIQIEQEHVQQQSISKEASARTTATQWEQLEQLHDKFGTRVSLMSTVADMREEENGLRGSDYDVAMDESFEACAENGASMLCCETVGGKVVSDYGISRGDARAILYGIGVLGSNDMEYMWTKIVDIAKRNNITPGGDTNCAQANTAMFLAGGLLGKNVSHTIAAIARSIAGARSLVAIECGATGPTKDCGYENPIVKSIASVPVCAEGKNATCAHADLMGNLTAAVCDVWSNESVYNREEMGGPTPGVWLQSLGYECALMNTAKQIGTAKQLRDSYVLADKYRDPQGVILAYDNAYKIGQAIVADGEDNYLRARAAALKAMECINEAVDQKRILLTRFERDTLDSTQKTYEQLPDDSDKFLKASIKRYGRKVKDHDITQYDL, via the coding sequence ATGTCAAGAAACGTATTTACAAAAATGGTAACAGAATCAGCAGACGACATGTTATTTGGAGAAACCAAAAACCCTGTAAAACTCGGTTTAGACCAAGAAGCAGGTAACGGATTAGTTTATCCAAACATCAAAGTTGCTCCAGCTGAAGGATCAGAAACAAGTATTGATGGATTAGTAGCAACCTGTAAAAACATTGCATTTGCAGCTTGTCAACGTGCAGCAGATATCGGATTACCTGCAATTCAAATAGAACAAGAACACGTACAACAACAATCCATTAGTAAAGAAGCATCTGCAAGAACAACAGCAACCCAATGGGAACAACTCGAACAGTTACACGACAAATTCGGTACAAGAGTATCCTTAATGAGTACTGTAGCAGATATGAGGGAAGAAGAAAACGGATTAAGAGGATCCGACTATGACGTAGCTATGGATGAATCATTCGAAGCATGTGCAGAAAATGGTGCATCAATGTTATGTTGTGAAACCGTTGGTGGAAAAGTTGTATCAGACTACGGTATTTCAAGAGGAGACGCAAGAGCTATACTCTACGGTATAGGTGTACTCGGTTCCAACGATATGGAATACATGTGGACTAAAATTGTAGACATCGCAAAAAGAAACAACATTACTCCTGGTGGAGACACAAACTGTGCACAAGCTAACACAGCAATGTTCTTAGCTGGTGGATTATTAGGTAAAAACGTATCACACACAATCGCAGCTATCGCTAGATCAATTGCAGGAGCAAGAAGTTTAGTAGCTATCGAATGTGGTGCAACCGGACCTACAAAAGACTGTGGATACGAAAACCCTATTGTAAAATCAATTGCATCTGTACCAGTATGTGCAGAAGGTAAAAACGCTACCTGTGCTCACGCAGACTTAATGGGTAACTTAACCGCAGCTGTTTGTGACGTATGGAGTAACGAATCTGTATATAACAGAGAAGAAATGGGTGGACCAACCCCTGGTGTATGGTTACAATCCTTAGGTTACGAATGTGCTTTAATGAACACAGCAAAACAAATCGGAACCGCAAAACAATTAAGAGACTCATACGTATTAGCTGATAAATACCGAGACCCTCAAGGTGTAATTCTCGCATACGACAACGCTTACAAAATCGGTCAAGCTATCGTAGCAGACGGTGAAGACAACTACCTCAGAGCACGTGCAGCAGCACTCAAAGCTATGGAATGTATTAACGAAGCTGTAGATCAAAAACGTATCTTATTAACAAGATTCGAAAGAGACACTCTCGATTCTACACAAAAAACATACGAACAATTACCTGATGATTCAGATAAATTCTTAAAAGCTTCCATTAAACGTTACGGAAGAAAAGTAAAAGACCACGACATAACTCAATACGATTTATAG